The genomic stretch CACAGTTGAAGTAAATCATGTTCGCATGATCGAAACATCTTATATTATCATTTGCAACATCTGAATAAACCTTTTGCAACATGGAATCGACAGGTTGGTTATTCGAAGCTGCCGTCCCAGATTGCAGCAACATCAAGCAACAACAGCGGTGCTGCAATAGAGGTGAGCAAAATGTGCTAGGAAAAATTGAAGCACATGACCATTATTCTGAAAATTATGTTTCGAACATCAATTTTGCTTGTTCCTGTAACATTAGCTGCAACTTTGATATACAAGGTCATGGGGCGTTGGTTCCTGTTGCAAGCGTGTCAACAAACTCTACTGAGTATGCGCAAGTAGAGGTTGGTTTATATGAGGTCTACCATGAGGATGAAGTGTTGTATGCTCACAGCCGATTGTGCCATGTGTTGGGATGGAATTTGACACAATACAAGAAGCAAGAAGGGTGTACAATGACTATGCTTTGAAGATGGGTTTTAGCATCAGAGTGGCATCTTCAAGAAATAGAAATGTCACAAAAGGACTGATCAAAAAAGAGTGGGAATGTTCTCATGCTAGGAAGGCCACTCATGATGGAGCAGATGATGGAGAGGAGGAAACCACATCAGCAAGCATATCAACGAATGACACTGCAACACTAGGGGGATCAAAGAAGAGAGCAGCAACAGCTGTGCTGACCACAGCAACAAGGAAGCACAACACCATCAAAAAATTGGGCTGTAAAGCTCATGTGGCAGTTGGCTTGAGAAATGGGAAGTGGAGAGTCCTTGTAATGCAACCTGACCATACTCATCCCATGGTGAAGGCGATCGGGGTGAGAAAACAACTGAGGTCCCATCGAAGCATCTCGTGGGCTGATTATAAGCTGCTAAAAACACTACACCATAGAAACATTAGCACAACACAAATCATGGGGGTGCTTGCTGATTTCCATGGTGGACTTGGCAACCTTACTTTCAGCAGCAAGGATGTTTCGAACATGAGGACGCACTTGAGAGGTGATCTCAACTTCAGGGATTTGGATGCAACATTAGAGTATTTTCAAAAGCAGCAAGTTGAGAGTCCTTGCTTCTATTATGCACCAATGATTGATGCTAATAATGTTGTTAGAGGATTGTTTTGGGTGGATGGCAAGACTAGAGAGCTGTACAAGACTTTTGGTGATTGCATTTTCTTTGACACAACATATTGCACCAACAGATATGACATGCCATTTGAACCAATCGTTGGGATAAATAACCATTTGCAGAGCATACTTCTTAGATGTGCATTGTTGCCAGATGAGACAATAGAAATATTTGTTTGGGTGCTAGAAAGGTTGAAGGGAGCGATGGGTGGGCATGAACCATCAAACATAATAACAGGCCAGGATAAAGCAATGAAAGTAGCGATAGCGATAGTGTTCCCTAACGCAACACACAGATGTTGCCAATGGCATGTGCTGAGCAAGGCGAATGATAAGCTTGCTTGGCTTATTAGTGAGGAAGAAGACTTTGCCAAGGAGTTTGACTACTGTGTGAACTGGACTGAAACACCTGAA from Setaria italica strain Yugu1 chromosome II, Setaria_italica_v2.0, whole genome shotgun sequence encodes the following:
- the LOC105913763 gene encoding protein FAR1-RELATED SEQUENCE 5-like; the encoded protein is MGVLADFHGGLGNLTFSSKDVSNMRTHLRGDLNFRDLDATLEYFQKQQVESPCFYYAPMIDANNVVRGLFWVDGKTRELYKTFGDCIFFDTTYCTNRYDMPFEPIVGINNHLQSILLRCALLPDETIEIFVWVLERLKGAMGGHEPSNIITGQDKAMKVAIAIVFPNATHRCCQWHVLSKANDKLAWLISEEEDFAKEFDYCVNWTETPEGFKMLWARKEEKYHLQENEFFESMSATRRMWAPPFFRRYFFPFTGTTGRLESMNSLFKKVVHP